The Candidatus Nanopelagicales bacterium sequence CACTACGCCGAGCACGCGGAGAAGCCGTTCTTTGGCGAGCTGGTCGATTTCATCACCAGCGGTCCTCTTGTCGCGGCCGTTATCGAAGGCCCCGACGTTGTGGTGGCGTGGCGCCAGATGATGGGCGCGACCAATCCTGTGGACGCGGCGCCCGGCACGATCCGCGGAGATCTGGCCACAGAGCTGCAGAACAACGTCGTGCATGGCTCGGACTCCCTTGATTCAGCCAGCCGCGAGATCGGGATCTTCTTCCCTGACCTGTGAGGAGCGGCTAGTCGGGTTGCGCCGGACCGACCCCGCGAGCAGCGGAATCGGGCGCTTGCCCGGGCCGGATTGGCGCAGGGGATACCCTCACCTGCGGGGGATGGATGCCTGCGTGGTCGCGGAGTTCCATGACCCAGATGGGTTTTGCGTCACCTCGTTGCTGATCGACGCTAGTGATCTACCCGAAAGTGTCGTTACCCGCCTTAGATCTGGCCGGGTAACGACATTTTCGGGTAGATCCGGGGCACAAGACACAGGGTCACGTGTCTGGAGTGTCCTAAGACATCACACAGCGGTGGGATTCGAACCCGCGGTGGAGTCGCATCCACACACGCTGGCGGGAGCGCGGGCGTTGAGTCAGCGCGGGGCCTTCCCGGACCGGCATTCCCCGCGTAGCATGGCGGACCTGAGGTGGGCGATCGTGGGGGTGGCTTGATTCGGCTGAGCGTCGCTGTTCTGGGTCGAGATCTCGCGGTCGACCTTGGAACGGCCAACACGTTGGTGTATGTGCGCGGGCGTGGTGTTGTGCTGGACGAACCGAGCGTCGTGGCTATCGACACCAAATCTGGAGCGCTGATCGCCGCCGGTTCGCGAGCCAAGGACATGGTTGGCCGCACACCCGCTGAGGTCTCGGTCATACGCCCACTCTCCGATGGTGTCATCGCCGATTTCGAGGCGACCGAAGACATGCTGCGCTACTTCATCCAGCGCGCTCACGCCAAGCGTGCTTTGGCCAAGCCCAGGGTTGTCGTGTGTGTGCCCTCCGGTATCACTGGAGTGGAACGGCGCGCGGTCGAGGACGCTGGATACGCGGCCGGGGCACGCAAGGTGTTCCTGATCGAGGAACCGATGGCGGCGGCCATCGGAGCCGGCCTGCCCGTCTACGAGGCGGCCGGCAGCATGGTTGTGGACATCGGCGGCGGAACCACGGAAGTAGCGGTCATCTCCCTGGGCGGCGTCGTAACGAGTCTGTCCGTCCGGATCGGCGGCGACGTACTTGATGACGCGTTGGTGCAGTACGCGAAGAAGGAGTACTCGCTACTGCTTGGGGAGCGGACCGCGGAACGCATCAAAGTGACCATCGGCTCGGCCTACCCCGCACCCGACGAGCCAGACGCGGAAATTCGCGGTCGCGACCTCGTCAGTGGCCTGCCGAGGACCGTCGTAGTGACAGCCGCAGAGGTCCGTGAGGCGCTGGACGAGCCGGTGACAGGGATTGTGGACGCGGTGCGCACAGCACTCGACCGCACCCCGCCGGAGCTAGCGGGCGATGTGATGGACCGTGGAATCATGCTCACTGGCGGCGGGGCACTTCTGCGGGGAATGGCTGAGCGTTTGGAGCACGAGACCCGGATGCCGGTTCGGGTCGCTGAGGGCCCGCTTCGATGCGTCGCCTATGGAGCCGGACGGTGCGTCGAGGATTTCGCCGCCCTGGAACCGGTGCTCGCTGCCCGGCCACGGCGGTAGCTCGTGACCACCGACATCCTTCAGCCCCCGGACTTGGGGAGTCCCCCGCGCCGACCGCGCCGCGGAACGGTCCGAAGGACCCCCAAACGGATGCCAGTGGTTCTCATCCTGGCTCTGGTGGCAGTGACATTGATGATGGTGGACGTTCGGCAGGGCCCGACGGTGCTGTTGCGGTCGATCGGGCAGGCGATAGGCGGACCCCTGCAGGCATGGTCTGATTCGGCCCTGGGTCCGTTGCGCGAAGGGCCGCTACCGGTCGCGGACACGGGTGATCTCGCTGGAACCGTCGAGGACCTGCGGGCCCGCAATGACGAGCTCGAACGCGAGCGCGACCATCTGCTGGACAGGCTGTCGCAGCAGCGCCAGACGGATGAGCTGGCCCGCTGGAACGTTGCCGACCGCCAAGCGCGATTCGCCAGAGTCGTAGCCGCCGCGCCGTCCTCCTCCCTCGGGTCCACCGTGACGCTTGATAGCGGATCAGCGGACGGAATTGTCGTAGATCTGCCCGTCCTTTCGGGGTCAGGGCTGGTCGGCAGGGTCATAGCGGTCGGTCCGTCGACGAGTACCGTCCGCTTGATCGATGACCTGGCCAGCGAGGTCGGTGCTCGCTTCGCCCGCTCGCTGGAAACAGCGGTCGTTGCGGGATCGGGAAACCCGGACGTCCTGACCGCGAGGCTTGTCGATCCGCTCGCTGATGTCGCCGCCGGAGACCAACTCGACACGATCGGATCACCCGGAGGTAGTCCCTACCCGCCGGGCATCCCTCTCGCCCGCGTGAGCGAAGTCTCCGGACCGGTCGGCAGCACCACGCGGCAGATCCTGCTCGCCCCAGTGGCCCGGCTGACCGCGTTGGACGTTGTGGCAGTGCTTGTGCCACGCGCTGATGGAGCGGAGGCCGAGCGATGACTCCCGCTGGGTGGCGGATCCTGCTGGCCACGACAGCCGTACTGGTGGCGGCACTTGTTCAGACCGTGGTGCTGAGCCGGTTGCCGCTTCCGGGGGCCGTGCCGGACCTGACCCTCGTCGTCTTGGTTGGGCTGGCGATGGCCGCGGGCTCGTCGTTTGGTGCCTACTCGGGGTTCGGCGCGGGGCTACTGCTGGACGTACTGCCTCCGGCCGCCGGAACCCTTGGAGTGACCGCGCTGGCGCTGACACTCGTTGGGTGGCTCGCCGGCCGGGTGCGTGATCCGCGGGGGTTGGCGCCAGCGGAGACGGCTGCCCTGGTCGCTGGACTGAGCGTGCTCGCGGTCACGATCGAGTCAGGGCTGGCCTGGCTGATGGGACATGGGATTGGGAGCTTCGGCTACTGGGCTCTTACGTTGGTGACCGGCGCGGTCTACAGCGTGCTCCTGGGGGTGGCCGTGATCCCTGCGATCACCGCGACATTCCGGCGGCTGACACCGGCTGGCGCACCGCGCCGCGCCAGGCGCGCGTCGTTGCCGGGGGCATGAGGGTAGGCGGCGATCGATCTTGCCGCCGGGGTGAAGGGAGGGCGTTCATGGGCGACAGACCAGGGATGCGCCTTGGCATCCTGGCTGTGTTCCTGGGCGCGCTATTGGTCGCTGTGCTTGGTCGTTTGGTTGAACTTCAGCTTGTCCAGGGGGCCGACTTCGCCGGGGCGGCGGAGTCGAATCGCTTCCGCACCTTGATTGAACCGGCGCCGCGCGGGTTGATCCTGGACTCCAAGGGTCGACCACTAGTCGCCAACTCAGCCTCGGTGGCTGTCGTAGCTGATCGTTCCCAGCTGGCCGGGCAGGAGGACGGAGGCGCTGCGGTGATGGCCCGCTTGGCGAGTCTGCTGGGGCAGGACACTGGGGACCTGGAGACGCGGATGATTCCGTGCGGGACCGCTGGTGCCGCCAGTCCCCCTATGTGCTCGGCGGGTGGGCCGTCGGAACCCGTCGTTCTGGCAGCGGGCGTGGAGGCTGCGAAGGTGTTGCCGGTTGCCGAGCAGCCGGAACAGTACCCCGGCCTGCGCCTCGGCCCCATCGTGGACAGGAGCTACCCCCGCTCTGGCGTGAATGCCGCTCATGTCCTTGGCTACGTCGGCGCCGTCAGCGCTGAGGACCTGGCGGAGCAAGCGGAGTTGACCGCGCTGGACACCGTAGGCCGTTCCGGGTTGGAGAAGCAGTACGACCGTGACCTACGAGGCGAAGCGGGCGAGTCCCGTGTCGCGGTCGATGCCATGGGAAGGGCATTGGGGACCGAATACGTCCGCTACGCCAGGCCTGGGGCCAACCTCGTCACGTCCATCAACGCGGATCTTCAGCAGGTGGCTGAAGCTGGCCTGGCCCAGGCGGTCAGCGCCGCTCGATCCGCTGGCAACGACAACGCTTATGGTTCCGCTGTAGTCCTGGACGTGCGAACCGGCCGCGTGCTGGCTCTGGCATCGAATCCGGACTATGACCCGAGCCTGTGGGTCGGAGGCATCAGCGACAAGAACTACCAGTCCTTGAGCAAGAACGGCGCGCTGCTCGATCACTCGATCCAGACCACGGCGCCACCTGGGTCGGTATTCAAGCCGTTCACAGTTGTCGCGATGGATCGTCAGGGCTTCGATCTGAGTCGCTACTACGACTGCCCAGCTCAGTACCAAGCGGGGGACAGAACCTTCCGGAACTTCGAGAACGAGACGTTCGGGCGCGTCACCTTGGCCAGGGCGATCGAGGTTTCGTGCAACACGGTCTTCTATCGCGTTGGGGATCAGATCTGGCGCAAGACTGGGGGAGAGCGCGAAGGTCCGGGCGAGGTCGATCCGATCGCGGGCGCCGCGGTTGACGCTGGCCTGGACAGCAAGACCGGAATCGACTTGCCAGGCGAGGCCTTTGGGGTCGTTGCGAGCCCCGCGAGCAAATACGACCTGTGGGAGCAGCGCAAGAAGGCATGGTGCCAGGCGGCTCGGGACGGCTATCCGGTGCTTCGACGCAGGAACGCGCGGAAGGCTGACTACTTCACCAAGCTTGACCGGGAGAACTGCCGCACCGGGAACTTGTGGCGACAGGGGGACGCGATCAACGCCGCGATAGGCCAGGGCCTCACCACCGTCACTCCCATCCAGCTCGCCGTGGCATACGCTGCCCTGGCGAATGGAGGGGATGTCTGGCAGCCGACGATCGGCCGAGCGGTCGTAGAAGAGGGAGGCTCGGTCGTCAGGGAAGTCAATCCAGAGCGGGCCGAC is a genomic window containing:
- the ndk gene encoding nucleoside-diphosphate kinase, with the protein product MSERTLVLVKPDGVARGLISEVLSRIEAKGFRFVKLELRTLDVGTAQRHYAEHAEKPFFGELVDFITSGPLVAAVIEGPDVVVAWRQMMGATNPVDAAPGTIRGDLATELQNNVVHGSDSLDSASREIGIFFPDL
- a CDS encoding rod shape-determining protein — protein: MGDRGGGLIRLSVAVLGRDLAVDLGTANTLVYVRGRGVVLDEPSVVAIDTKSGALIAAGSRAKDMVGRTPAEVSVIRPLSDGVIADFEATEDMLRYFIQRAHAKRALAKPRVVVCVPSGITGVERRAVEDAGYAAGARKVFLIEEPMAAAIGAGLPVYEAAGSMVVDIGGGTTEVAVISLGGVVTSLSVRIGGDVLDDALVQYAKKEYSLLLGERTAERIKVTIGSAYPAPDEPDAEIRGRDLVSGLPRTVVVTAAEVREALDEPVTGIVDAVRTALDRTPPELAGDVMDRGIMLTGGGALLRGMAERLEHETRMPVRVAEGPLRCVAYGAGRCVEDFAALEPVLAARPRR
- the mreC gene encoding rod shape-determining protein MreC; amino-acid sequence: MPVVLILALVAVTLMMVDVRQGPTVLLRSIGQAIGGPLQAWSDSALGPLREGPLPVADTGDLAGTVEDLRARNDELERERDHLLDRLSQQRQTDELARWNVADRQARFARVVAAAPSSSLGSTVTLDSGSADGIVVDLPVLSGSGLVGRVIAVGPSTSTVRLIDDLASEVGARFARSLETAVVAGSGNPDVLTARLVDPLADVAAGDQLDTIGSPGGSPYPPGIPLARVSEVSGPVGSTTRQILLAPVARLTALDVVAVLVPRADGAEAER
- the mreD gene encoding rod shape-determining protein MreD, which gives rise to MTPAGWRILLATTAVLVAALVQTVVLSRLPLPGAVPDLTLVVLVGLAMAAGSSFGAYSGFGAGLLLDVLPPAAGTLGVTALALTLVGWLAGRVRDPRGLAPAETAALVAGLSVLAVTIESGLAWLMGHGIGSFGYWALTLVTGAVYSVLLGVAVIPAITATFRRLTPAGAPRRARRASLPGA
- the mrdA gene encoding penicillin-binding protein 2, giving the protein MGDRPGMRLGILAVFLGALLVAVLGRLVELQLVQGADFAGAAESNRFRTLIEPAPRGLILDSKGRPLVANSASVAVVADRSQLAGQEDGGAAVMARLASLLGQDTGDLETRMIPCGTAGAASPPMCSAGGPSEPVVLAAGVEAAKVLPVAEQPEQYPGLRLGPIVDRSYPRSGVNAAHVLGYVGAVSAEDLAEQAELTALDTVGRSGLEKQYDRDLRGEAGESRVAVDAMGRALGTEYVRYARPGANLVTSINADLQQVAEAGLAQAVSAARSAGNDNAYGSAVVLDVRTGRVLALASNPDYDPSLWVGGISDKNYQSLSKNGALLDHSIQTTAPPGSVFKPFTVVAMDRQGFDLSRYYDCPAQYQAGDRTFRNFENETFGRVTLARAIEVSCNTVFYRVGDQIWRKTGGEREGPGEVDPIAGAAVDAGLDSKTGIDLPGEAFGVVASPASKYDLWEQRKKAWCQAARDGYPVLRRRNARKADYFTKLDRENCRTGNLWRQGDAINAAIGQGLTTVTPIQLAVAYAALANGGDVWQPTIGRAVVEEGGSVVREVNPERADRMKLSAKVQRLLARAMAGAVTRGTGRRAFAGFPLGRHPIAGKTGTAQVEGRQSTAWFASFAPADSPRYAVVVTVGEGGTGGEVAAPVAASIYSALFGVGRPSVFGPSGPPDSLPGVVGR